In Candidatus Nitronauta litoralis, one DNA window encodes the following:
- a CDS encoding TolC family protein — protein sequence MRITLNAIAIVLLVIFASPSWAKDEVPTFPYESPNSLLTLQNVFERLEKEHPLLKKSQANITLARGRVLKALGKFDPNLVNDWELERLVKNGSTKNVGFNDTFVELRHPWGIKGFAGFRAGIGDVEVADLGINTTNTPLLGIVFPLLRGFITNPASGELKKSSLAEEQANLEIQQTRQDLYLGAATQYWNWVAASKVSDVQKKSVSVAEGRLDLLTQQVKEGARPEFDVIDATREVQWRKDKLIKAKRKVDKEQYKLALFLWNGDELMVPEKRKVPAFPKVDSKRWLSGMEQVKREATEVRPEIQLVNLEAQFNNIDLDVAENNLLPDLSLEAQPTRKPGEFVLGLGYRFGVQLSIPLFQREAKGDIMRIKGKADQLKLLKDYRQKQIAMDIANARSALIRAEERVHILKEGLTLAKKLEEGERTRFQLGATTLLVVNLRERSVLEANESWIWGMADYQKAVALYQWAIGNWVDGLPPENSPKNTAMAN from the coding sequence GTGAGAATTACTCTGAACGCAATAGCAATTGTCCTGCTGGTTATTTTTGCGTCTCCTTCATGGGCCAAGGATGAGGTTCCCACATTCCCCTATGAATCTCCCAATTCTTTACTAACGCTTCAAAATGTTTTTGAAAGACTGGAAAAAGAACATCCTCTTCTCAAGAAAAGTCAGGCCAACATTACCCTGGCCCGGGGGAGGGTCCTGAAAGCATTAGGAAAATTTGATCCCAACCTCGTCAATGATTGGGAATTAGAACGCCTGGTAAAAAATGGCTCCACAAAAAATGTAGGTTTTAATGACACATTCGTTGAACTTCGTCATCCCTGGGGAATAAAAGGGTTTGCCGGATTTAGAGCGGGAATAGGGGATGTGGAGGTTGCTGATCTGGGTATCAACACCACCAACACACCTTTACTTGGAATTGTGTTTCCTTTGCTCCGTGGATTTATTACTAACCCTGCTAGTGGAGAACTGAAAAAATCATCGTTGGCGGAGGAACAGGCAAACCTGGAGATACAGCAGACTCGCCAGGATTTATACCTGGGTGCAGCAACCCAATACTGGAACTGGGTCGCTGCCTCAAAAGTCAGTGATGTTCAGAAAAAGTCAGTATCAGTGGCAGAGGGTCGTCTCGATTTGCTGACACAACAGGTAAAAGAGGGAGCAAGGCCTGAGTTTGACGTCATTGATGCCACCCGGGAAGTTCAATGGAGAAAAGACAAGTTGATTAAAGCAAAAAGAAAGGTTGATAAGGAACAGTATAAATTAGCTTTGTTTTTATGGAATGGTGACGAATTGATGGTGCCGGAAAAGCGAAAGGTACCAGCCTTTCCAAAGGTTGATTCAAAACGATGGTTGAGTGGTATGGAACAAGTAAAACGAGAAGCCACCGAGGTTCGTCCTGAAATCCAACTGGTTAACCTGGAAGCTCAGTTTAATAATATTGACCTGGATGTCGCTGAAAACAACTTACTGCCTGATTTGTCCCTGGAAGCTCAACCAACGCGAAAACCAGGAGAGTTTGTGCTTGGTCTGGGCTACCGGTTTGGAGTCCAATTGAGTATTCCCCTTTTTCAAAGAGAAGCGAAGGGCGACATTATGAGGATAAAAGGCAAGGCCGACCAACTGAAACTCCTCAAAGACTATCGCCAAAAACAAATAGCGATGGATATAGCAAACGCCCGTTCAGCTTTAATCAGGGCTGAAGAAAGGGTTCATATTTTGAAAGAAGGTTTAACTCTGGCTAAAAAACTGGAAGAAGGCGAGCGCACACGATTTCAGCTTGGTGCAACAACCCTGCTCGTCGTGAACCTTCGTGAGCGCAGTGTCCTGGAAGCAAATGAATCATGGATTTGGGGAATGGCCGATTACCAAAAAGCGGTTGCGTTGTATCAATGGGCCATTGGAAATTGGGTTGATGGGCTGCCCCCTGAGAACTCACCCAAAAACACTGCAATGGCAAATTGA